From the genome of Nakamurella flavida, one region includes:
- a CDS encoding bifunctional aspartate transaminase/aspartate 4-decarboxylase: protein MPDRPLTRAEIRALQTLSPFELREKLREIAGAHEGRTAFQQLNAGRGNPNFVAPTPREAFFRLGFFALEECRAAVSWDAELVGVPQKTGIADRFRTWLRDHTGESGVDLLARLLDWGVQECGFDDDAFVWEIADAVIGDHYPAPDRMLHHTQDVVRRYLLQEMGPGIGPVDLFAVEGGTAAICYVLDSLLANRLVRRGDRVAVMTPIFTPYLEIARLDQYDFELVRIGADARTPDGERSWQFPDDEIDRLRDPSVKVLLCVNPTNPTSVSVDPATLQRIAAVVAEDNPDLIVVTDDVYGTFIDGFTSLAAHLPHNTLLIYSFSKYFGATGWRLGVIGLHPDNVLDRLLDRLPEADKQALDTRYASLTLEPRAIRFVDRLVADSRNVALNHTAGLSQPQQLMMLLFSAYCLLDRDDHYKAQAQALIRRRLADLMAGMDLTMAPDPLRVGYYVELDLLHHAEQEHGTDFTDYLIANHEPTDILFRLARESGVIALNGGGFDAPPWSIRLSIANLRDDEYREIGSAIRTVNQEYVDEWRASGR, encoded by the coding sequence ATGCCCGACCGACCGTTGACCCGCGCGGAGATCCGCGCCCTGCAGACGCTCTCGCCGTTCGAGCTGCGGGAGAAGTTGCGGGAGATCGCCGGCGCGCACGAGGGCCGGACGGCCTTCCAGCAGCTCAACGCCGGTCGTGGCAACCCCAACTTCGTCGCGCCCACCCCGCGGGAGGCGTTCTTCCGCCTGGGCTTCTTCGCCCTGGAGGAGTGCCGGGCCGCCGTGTCCTGGGATGCCGAACTCGTCGGCGTCCCGCAGAAGACCGGCATCGCCGATCGGTTCCGGACCTGGTTGCGCGACCACACCGGCGAGTCCGGGGTCGATCTGCTCGCCCGCCTCCTGGACTGGGGAGTCCAGGAGTGCGGGTTCGACGACGACGCCTTCGTCTGGGAGATCGCCGACGCGGTCATCGGCGATCACTACCCGGCCCCGGACCGGATGCTCCACCACACGCAGGACGTCGTGCGGCGGTACCTGCTCCAGGAGATGGGCCCGGGCATCGGCCCGGTGGACCTGTTCGCCGTCGAGGGCGGTACCGCGGCGATCTGCTACGTCCTGGACTCCCTGCTGGCCAACCGGCTGGTGCGGCGCGGTGACCGGGTGGCCGTGATGACGCCCATCTTCACGCCCTACCTGGAGATCGCTCGGCTCGACCAGTACGACTTCGAACTCGTCCGGATCGGCGCCGACGCCCGCACCCCCGACGGGGAGCGGAGCTGGCAGTTCCCGGACGACGAGATCGACCGGCTGCGGGACCCGTCGGTGAAGGTCCTGCTCTGCGTCAACCCCACCAACCCGACATCGGTGTCGGTCGACCCGGCGACGCTGCAGCGGATCGCCGCGGTGGTCGCGGAGGACAACCCCGACCTGATCGTGGTCACCGACGACGTCTACGGCACCTTCATCGACGGTTTCACCTCGCTGGCCGCCCACCTGCCGCACAACACCCTGCTGATCTACTCGTTCTCGAAGTACTTCGGCGCGACGGGTTGGCGCCTCGGGGTGATCGGGCTGCACCCCGACAACGTCCTGGACCGCCTGCTCGATCGGCTGCCCGAGGCGGACAAGCAGGCACTGGACACCCGGTACGCCTCGCTCACCCTGGAGCCCCGCGCCATCCGGTTCGTGGACCGCCTCGTCGCCGATTCCCGCAACGTCGCCCTGAACCACACCGCCGGGCTGTCGCAGCCGCAGCAGCTGATGATGCTGCTGTTCTCGGCCTACTGCCTGCTCGACCGGGACGACCACTACAAGGCCCAGGCGCAGGCGCTGATCCGGCGCCGGCTGGCGGACCTGATGGCCGGCATGGACCTGACGATGGCGCCGGACCCGCTCCGGGTCGGCTACTACGTCGAGCTCGATCTCCTGCACCACGCCGAGCAGGAGCACGGCACCGACTTCACGGACTACCTGATCGCGAACCACGAGCCGACCGACATCCTGTTCCGGCTGGCCCGGGAGAGCGGGGTCATCGCCCTCAACGGTGGCGGGTTCGACGCGCCCCCGTGGTCGATCCGGCTCTCCATCGCCAATCTCCGCGACGACGAGTACCGGGAGATCGGGTCCGCCATCCGCACGGTGAACCAGGAGTACGTCGACGAATGGCGGGCGAGCGGTCGATGA
- a CDS encoding type II CAAX endopeptidase family protein, which translates to MTGPAARRPLVDRFGRLLRPALVDRVERDHQQSARAFLRRRIVVAVTLVVGATLLGLSLSVDPTDPRFYPLTIALAATWVIGGVLSGPLHLGYMPFRGRLRRPVITPIAFGLATAVLFIVGALIVRQIPPLASLTDAVLDQARGRSLVLVALITLINGIAEEIFFRGALFAAIGVRHPVVISTVVYGLATVASGNLMLVFAALTLGLLLGLQRRASGGILGPILTHVTWSTTMLFVLPPLFSAVG; encoded by the coding sequence ATGACCGGTCCCGCCGCACGCCGCCCACTGGTCGACCGGTTCGGTCGGCTGCTCCGCCCGGCCCTGGTGGACCGGGTGGAACGTGACCACCAGCAGAGCGCCCGGGCCTTCCTGCGCCGCCGGATCGTCGTGGCCGTCACCCTGGTCGTCGGCGCGACCCTGCTCGGCCTGTCCCTGTCCGTGGATCCCACCGATCCGCGCTTCTACCCGTTGACCATCGCGCTCGCCGCGACCTGGGTCATCGGTGGCGTGCTCAGCGGGCCGCTGCACCTGGGGTACATGCCGTTCCGGGGTCGGCTCCGCCGCCCGGTCATCACCCCGATCGCGTTCGGGCTCGCCACCGCGGTGCTCTTCATCGTCGGCGCGCTGATCGTGCGGCAGATCCCCCCGCTGGCCTCGCTGACGGACGCCGTCCTGGACCAGGCACGCGGGCGATCGCTCGTCCTGGTCGCCCTGATCACCCTGATCAACGGCATCGCCGAGGAGATCTTCTTCCGGGGTGCGCTCTTCGCGGCCATCGGAGTCCGGCATCCGGTCGTCATCTCCACCGTGGTGTACGGCCTGGCCACGGTGGCGTCCGGAAACCTGATGCTGGTGTTCGCCGCGCTCACCCTGGGTCTGCTGTTGGGCCTGCAACGTCGGGCCAGCGGCGGCATCCTCGGGCCGATCCTCACCCACGTCACCTGGTCGACGACGATGCTGTTCGTCCTCCCGCCGCTGTTCTCCGCGGTGGGCTGA
- a CDS encoding NAD(P)H-binding protein, which translates to MTSPAPLRVLVTGASGFVGSHLARALVADGHHVRAMTRRPEKYTGAGDPVRADVSEPATLEPVLDGVDVAYYLVHSLGSADFEREDAEAATDFGHAAARAGVRQIVYLGGLGDPGENLSAHLRSRRDVESLLGLGGVPVTVLRAAVVVGHGGISWEITRQLVDHLPMMIAPRWVETRTQPIALSDVVRYLVGVLGRPEAFGRVYDVGGPEIMRYSDMMRRAARIQKKRSLPMIPVPLLTPRLSSGWLALVTDVDLETARNLIDSMTNEVIAHDTSIRELVPGEPVGYDDAVRAALDARAREQEDARPGAPATRS; encoded by the coding sequence ATGACGTCGCCCGCCCCCCTCCGCGTCCTGGTCACCGGAGCCTCCGGCTTCGTCGGCTCGCACCTGGCCCGCGCGCTGGTGGCCGACGGCCACCACGTCCGGGCGATGACGCGCCGTCCCGAGAAGTACACCGGCGCCGGTGATCCGGTGCGGGCCGACGTCTCCGAGCCGGCCACCCTGGAACCGGTCCTGGACGGCGTCGACGTCGCCTACTACCTGGTGCACTCGCTCGGCTCGGCCGATTTCGAACGCGAGGACGCGGAGGCGGCCACCGACTTCGGCCACGCGGCCGCCCGGGCCGGTGTCCGGCAGATCGTCTACCTGGGCGGGCTGGGCGACCCGGGGGAGAACCTGTCCGCGCACCTGCGGTCGCGTCGCGACGTCGAGTCGTTGCTGGGCCTGGGCGGAGTGCCGGTGACGGTGCTGCGGGCGGCCGTCGTGGTCGGCCACGGCGGCATCTCCTGGGAGATCACCCGGCAGCTGGTCGACCACCTGCCGATGATGATCGCGCCGCGCTGGGTGGAGACCCGCACCCAACCCATCGCTCTGTCCGACGTCGTCCGCTACCTGGTCGGCGTGCTCGGCCGCCCGGAGGCGTTCGGCCGGGTGTACGACGTCGGGGGGCCGGAGATCATGCGGTACAGCGACATGATGCGGCGTGCGGCGCGCATCCAGAAGAAGCGGTCGCTGCCGATGATCCCGGTGCCCCTGCTGACCCCGCGCCTGTCGTCGGGCTGGCTGGCCCTGGTCACCGACGTCGACCTGGAGACCGCGCGCAACCTGATCGACTCGATGACCAACGAGGTCATCGCGCACGACACCAGCATCCGCGAGCTCGTCCCCGGTGAACCCGTCGGGTACGACGACGCCGTCCGGGCCGCCCTCGACGCGCGGGCCCGCGAGCAGGAGGACGCCCGCCCGGGCGCTCCAGCCACCCGGTCATGA
- a CDS encoding WXG100 family type VII secretion target, protein MEGFSITTERIAAAGGAVGDTGSALAREIATMDGLLGSIQAGWQSSEAAPRFVAAVQGYLATAVTLKDALLSQGTTLISSAQRFGEAESATAAAIPASA, encoded by the coding sequence ATGGAAGGGTTCTCGATCACCACGGAGCGGATCGCCGCGGCCGGAGGTGCGGTCGGCGACACGGGGTCGGCGCTCGCCCGCGAGATCGCCACGATGGACGGCCTGCTCGGGTCCATCCAGGCCGGTTGGCAGTCCAGCGAGGCCGCGCCGCGGTTCGTGGCGGCGGTGCAGGGCTACCTGGCCACCGCGGTCACCCTCAAGGACGCTCTGCTGAGCCAGGGCACCACCCTGATCTCCTCCGCCCAGCGTTTCGGCGAGGCCGAGTCGGCCACGGCCGCCGCCATCCCGGCGTCCGCCTGA
- a CDS encoding WXG100 family type VII secretion target, translating to MATIAVNYAALTNGYDSLVATWGRIEQHLAELDATLGATADMQADTLLAYRSLKARWDASAAERQIVLRSLAESVASAGERYRQVDAAMAAQFAM from the coding sequence ATGGCCACCATCGCGGTCAACTACGCCGCTCTCACCAACGGGTACGACTCTCTGGTGGCCACCTGGGGTCGCATCGAGCAGCACCTCGCCGAGCTGGACGCCACGCTCGGGGCGACGGCCGACATGCAGGCCGACACGCTGCTGGCCTACCGCTCGCTCAAGGCCCGCTGGGACGCCTCCGCCGCCGAGCGGCAGATCGTGCTGCGTTCGCTGGCCGAGTCCGTGGCCTCGGCGGGTGAGCGGTACCGCCAGGTCGACGCGGCCATGGCGGCACAGTTCGCGATGTGA
- a CDS encoding DUF3151 domain-containing protein, with the protein MPGPNLLGPPPVHLPVDPAAGELAAGDTAQDVARRHPTSCLAWAVLAEAALDRGDDVAGYAYARVGYHRGLDRLRRNGWKGAGPVPWSHEPNRGFLRCLSALAQAAVLFEETDEVERLRAFLLDADPEIPTDLLP; encoded by the coding sequence ATGCCCGGACCCAATCTGCTCGGCCCGCCCCCGGTCCATCTGCCCGTCGACCCCGCCGCGGGTGAGCTCGCGGCCGGTGACACCGCCCAGGACGTCGCCCGCCGCCACCCGACGTCGTGCCTGGCCTGGGCGGTCCTCGCCGAGGCCGCGCTGGACCGTGGGGACGACGTCGCCGGGTACGCCTACGCCCGGGTCGGATACCACCGCGGCCTGGACCGGTTGCGGCGCAACGGGTGGAAGGGGGCGGGGCCGGTGCCCTGGTCCCACGAACCCAACCGCGGATTCCTGCGCTGCCTGTCCGCGCTCGCCCAGGCCGCCGTGTTGTTCGAGGAGACCGATGAGGTCGAGCGGCTCCGGGCGTTCCTGCTCGATGCCGATCCGGAGATCCCCACCGACCTCCTGCCCTGA
- a CDS encoding adenylosuccinate synthase — protein MAVMVLIGAQWGDEGKGKATDLYGERVQWVVRYQGGNNAGHTVVLPDGQSFALHLIPSGILTPGVTNVIGNGVVIDPGVLLTELAGLEERGVNTENLLISADAHLIMPYHVAIDRVSERYLGKAKIGTTGRGIGPAYQDKVARLGVRVQDVLDPSILGQKVEAALDIKNQILVKIYNRKALDPARIVDQVLEQAEGFRHRIADTRLQLGEAVKRGDNILLEGSQGTLLDVDHGTYPFVTSSNPTSGGAAVGSGLGPTAITSVLGILKAYTTRVGSGPFPTELHDEWGEYLRKTGGEIGVTTGRLRRCGWFDAVIARYASRVNGITDYFLTKLDVLSSLEKVPVCVAYDVDGERVDEMPLTQTGFHHATPIYEELPGWFEDISGCRTFDELPANAQSYVRYLEEISGARISSIGVGPGRDQTIVLHDVLDQN, from the coding sequence ATGGCGGTGATGGTCCTGATCGGAGCCCAGTGGGGCGACGAGGGCAAGGGCAAGGCCACCGATCTGTACGGCGAACGCGTCCAGTGGGTGGTGCGGTACCAGGGCGGGAACAACGCGGGGCACACCGTGGTGCTGCCCGACGGGCAGTCCTTCGCGCTGCACCTGATCCCCTCGGGCATCCTCACGCCCGGCGTCACCAACGTCATCGGCAACGGCGTCGTCATCGACCCGGGTGTGCTGCTCACCGAACTGGCCGGGCTCGAGGAGCGCGGCGTGAACACGGAGAACCTGCTGATCTCGGCGGACGCGCACCTGATCATGCCGTACCACGTGGCCATCGACCGGGTCTCCGAGCGCTACCTGGGCAAGGCCAAGATCGGCACCACGGGGCGGGGCATCGGCCCGGCCTACCAGGACAAGGTCGCCCGACTCGGCGTCCGCGTGCAGGACGTGCTCGACCCGTCCATCCTCGGGCAGAAGGTGGAGGCGGCCCTGGACATCAAGAACCAGATCCTGGTGAAGATCTACAACCGCAAGGCCCTGGACCCGGCGCGCATCGTGGACCAGGTGCTCGAGCAGGCCGAGGGCTTCCGGCACCGCATCGCCGACACCCGCCTGCAACTGGGCGAGGCGGTCAAGCGCGGCGACAACATCCTGCTCGAGGGTTCCCAGGGCACCCTGCTGGACGTCGACCACGGCACCTATCCGTTCGTGACCTCGTCCAACCCGACCTCGGGCGGCGCCGCCGTCGGCTCGGGGCTCGGACCCACGGCGATCACCTCGGTGCTCGGCATCCTCAAGGCCTACACGACCCGGGTGGGCTCGGGTCCGTTCCCGACCGAGCTGCACGACGAGTGGGGCGAGTACCTGCGCAAGACCGGCGGCGAGATCGGCGTGACCACCGGCCGGTTGCGCCGCTGCGGCTGGTTCGACGCCGTCATCGCCCGCTACGCCTCGCGGGTCAACGGCATCACCGACTACTTCCTGACCAAACTGGACGTGCTGTCCTCGTTGGAGAAGGTCCCGGTCTGCGTGGCCTACGACGTGGACGGCGAGCGGGTCGACGAGATGCCGCTCACCCAGACCGGTTTCCACCACGCCACCCCGATCTACGAGGAGCTGCCGGGCTGGTTCGAGGACATCTCCGGCTGCCGCACCTTCGACGAGCTGCCGGCCAACGCGCAGAGCTACGTCCGGTACCTGGAGGAGATCTCCGGGGCACGCATCTCCTCCATCGGTGTCGGACCGGGGCGGGATCAGACGATCGTCCTGCACGACGTCCTCGACCAGAACTGA
- a CDS encoding DMT family transporter — protein MTAGRGALTHPGVQAALVAAVLFGAGTPLAKQLLGAVDPWLLAGLLYTGSGIGLGLYRVVRRSPQVRLTRAERWPLAGAVVAGGMLAPVLLMVGLTQLPATGASLLLNAEGVFTAVLAWVVFRENVDRRVALGMLLIVAGAVVLTVAGGVQVGSLLPSLAVLGACLCWGIDNNLTRRVALTDASFLAAVKGLVAGPVNLLLAFTLGAALPPVGAAVGAMAVGLVAYGVSLVLFIVGLRHVGTARAGAYFSVAPFFGAVLAVVLGEAVTWALVAAGLLMAVGVWLHLQERHDHPHTHEVLTHEHWHTHDDHHDHEHGPGDGGAWDGRVGTAAGSGRAVRHRHEHTHPAQTHSHPHYPDSHHPHRH, from the coding sequence ATGACGGCCGGACGGGGCGCCCTCACGCACCCCGGGGTGCAGGCTGCCCTCGTCGCCGCGGTGCTGTTCGGGGCCGGGACCCCGCTGGCCAAGCAGCTGCTGGGCGCAGTCGACCCGTGGCTGCTGGCCGGCCTGCTCTACACCGGATCCGGGATCGGGCTGGGCCTGTACCGCGTCGTCCGGCGCTCTCCGCAGGTGCGGCTGACCCGGGCGGAACGGTGGCCGCTGGCCGGCGCGGTGGTGGCCGGCGGGATGCTCGCCCCGGTGCTGCTCATGGTCGGGTTGACCCAGCTGCCGGCCACCGGAGCATCCCTGCTGCTCAACGCCGAGGGCGTGTTCACTGCGGTGCTGGCGTGGGTGGTGTTCCGGGAGAACGTCGACCGCCGCGTCGCCCTGGGCATGCTGCTGATCGTCGCGGGGGCGGTGGTGCTGACCGTGGCCGGCGGGGTGCAGGTCGGGTCGCTGCTCCCGTCGCTGGCCGTCCTCGGGGCCTGCCTGTGCTGGGGGATCGACAACAACCTGACCCGCAGGGTCGCCCTGACCGACGCGTCCTTCCTCGCCGCGGTCAAGGGTCTGGTCGCCGGGCCGGTAAACCTGCTGCTGGCGTTCACCCTCGGTGCCGCCCTGCCGCCGGTGGGTGCGGCCGTCGGGGCGATGGCGGTCGGGCTCGTCGCCTACGGCGTCAGCCTGGTGCTGTTCATCGTGGGTCTCCGGCACGTCGGCACCGCCCGGGCCGGGGCCTACTTCTCGGTCGCCCCGTTCTTCGGAGCGGTGTTGGCCGTCGTGCTCGGCGAGGCGGTGACCTGGGCGCTGGTCGCCGCCGGACTGCTGATGGCGGTGGGGGTCTGGCTGCACCTGCAGGAACGGCACGACCACCCGCACACCCACGAGGTGCTGACCCACGAGCACTGGCACACCCACGACGACCATCACGACCACGAGCACGGGCCCGGAGACGGTGGGGCCTGGGACGGGCGGGTCGGGACGGCGGCGGGGAGCGGTCGGGCGGTCCGGCACCGCCACGAGCACACCCATCCTGCGCAGACCCACAGTCACCCGCACTACCCGGACAGCCACCACCCCCACCGGCACTGA
- a CDS encoding class I SAM-dependent methyltransferase codes for MDPRRARVFGSFAADYDRWRPGYPDAAVDWLVPPGAHEVSDVGAGTGKLTGSLLARGLRVTAVEPDPQMLAVLADRHPGARAERSDAGRLPLPDAAVDAVLVAQAWHWFGKEQALDEARRVLRPGGWLGLVGNAPDPDDPFEVALDRLRPDHDRRSAGPDEADWDLPGVPAEDVETSRFAWTDHTTAADLRALSATFSIYAVMPEDERERELDAVVELAGRYAEPDGTVRRRQVAHCARVVFPRR; via the coding sequence ATGGATCCCCGCCGCGCCCGCGTCTTCGGTTCCTTCGCCGCCGACTACGACCGGTGGCGGCCCGGGTATCCGGACGCCGCGGTGGACTGGCTGGTGCCCCCGGGGGCGCACGAGGTCTCCGACGTCGGTGCGGGGACCGGGAAGCTGACCGGCAGCCTGCTGGCCCGTGGGCTCCGGGTGACGGCGGTGGAACCGGACCCGCAGATGCTCGCCGTGCTCGCCGATCGACATCCGGGCGCCCGCGCGGAGCGGTCCGACGCCGGTCGGCTGCCCCTGCCCGACGCCGCGGTGGATGCCGTCCTGGTGGCGCAGGCCTGGCACTGGTTCGGCAAGGAACAGGCGCTCGACGAAGCCCGGCGGGTCCTCCGGCCGGGCGGCTGGCTGGGTCTGGTCGGCAACGCCCCGGACCCGGACGACCCGTTCGAGGTGGCGCTGGACCGGCTGCGGCCGGACCACGACCGGCGGTCCGCCGGGCCCGACGAGGCCGACTGGGACCTGCCCGGCGTGCCCGCCGAGGACGTCGAGACGAGCCGGTTCGCCTGGACCGACCACACCACGGCCGCCGATCTCCGCGCCCTGTCGGCCACGTTCTCCATCTACGCGGTCATGCCCGAGGACGAGCGGGAACGCGAGCTGGATGCGGTGGTGGAGCTCGCCGGGCGGTACGCCGAACCGGACGGGACCGTGCGCCGCCGACAGGTCGCGCACTGCGCGCGGGTGGTCTTCCCGCGCCGCTGA
- the purD gene encoding phosphoribosylamine--glycine ligase: MRILVIGSGAREHALLRALRRDPAVTALAVAPGNAGTAVLADTHPVDVADPTAITELAVRLGVDLVVIGPEVPLVAGAADALAARGIAAFGPSAAAARIEGSKAFAKDVMAAAGVATAEAVTVTHPDGVSGALAACGAPYVVKDDGLAAGKGVVVTPDLDVATEHARAVLDGGHPVLVEEFLAGPEVSLFAVCDGERAVPLLPAQDFKRRDDGDAGPNTGGMGAYAPLPWAPVGLVDTVMRDVVDPVLAEMSRRGTPFVGLLYAGLVLTVDGPKVIEFNCRFGDPETQVVLELLDTPLGALLMAAATGRLDTAEPLAWRGGSAVTVVVAAPGYPQAPTLGGAVTGLDGDLVLHAGTRRDADGTVRSTGGRVVSVVGTGDDLAAARVAAYAAVDRIRLDGAHHRTDIALAAQEGLVAVPGTP, translated from the coding sequence GTGCGCATTCTCGTCATCGGTTCCGGAGCCCGCGAACACGCCCTGCTGCGGGCGTTGCGACGTGACCCGGCGGTGACCGCGTTGGCCGTGGCCCCGGGCAATGCCGGGACGGCCGTGCTCGCCGACACCCATCCCGTCGACGTGGCGGATCCGACGGCGATCACCGAGCTCGCCGTGCGGCTCGGCGTCGATCTGGTGGTCATCGGTCCGGAGGTGCCCCTGGTCGCCGGGGCCGCCGACGCGCTCGCGGCCCGGGGGATCGCGGCGTTCGGCCCGTCCGCGGCGGCGGCCCGCATCGAGGGTTCCAAGGCCTTCGCCAAGGACGTGATGGCCGCGGCCGGGGTGGCCACCGCCGAGGCGGTCACCGTCACGCACCCGGACGGGGTGTCGGGAGCGCTCGCCGCCTGCGGGGCTCCGTACGTCGTCAAGGACGACGGCCTGGCCGCAGGCAAGGGCGTGGTCGTCACCCCCGATCTCGATGTCGCCACCGAGCACGCCCGGGCCGTCCTGGACGGTGGGCATCCGGTGCTCGTCGAGGAGTTCCTGGCCGGGCCGGAGGTGTCGTTGTTCGCGGTCTGCGACGGGGAGCGGGCGGTCCCGCTGCTGCCGGCCCAGGACTTCAAGCGCCGGGACGACGGTGACGCGGGCCCCAACACCGGCGGGATGGGTGCCTACGCTCCGCTGCCGTGGGCGCCGGTCGGGCTGGTCGACACGGTGATGCGGGACGTCGTCGACCCGGTGCTGGCCGAGATGAGCCGCCGGGGAACGCCTTTCGTCGGTCTGCTGTACGCCGGGCTGGTCCTCACGGTGGACGGTCCGAAGGTCATCGAGTTCAACTGCCGCTTCGGCGACCCGGAGACCCAGGTCGTCCTCGAACTGCTCGACACCCCGTTGGGCGCATTGCTGATGGCCGCGGCGACGGGTCGCCTGGACACCGCCGAACCGTTGGCGTGGCGGGGCGGGTCCGCGGTCACCGTGGTGGTCGCGGCGCCGGGGTATCCGCAGGCGCCCACCCTGGGCGGCGCCGTCACCGGTCTGGACGGCGATCTCGTCCTGCACGCGGGCACCCGACGCGATGCGGACGGCACCGTCCGGTCGACCGGGGGGCGGGTGGTGTCGGTGGTGGGCACCGGGGACGACCTGGCCGCGGCCCGCGTCGCCGCGTACGCCGCGGTCGACCGGATCCGCCTGGACGGCGCCCATCACCGCACCGACATCGCGCTCGCCGCCCAGGAGGGGCTGGTGGCCGTCCCCGGTACCCCGTGA
- a CDS encoding pyridoxal phosphate-dependent aminotransferase, with the protein MRVLAAAARRAETGAVVHNLTAGQPSTPAPRPVLDAARRALDSHVLGYTETPGILPLREAIAGHYARWYGLAVDPAEVVVTTGSSGAFLLAFLSAFDAGDRVGLVRPGYPAYRNILQALGCEVVDLPCGPETRYQPTVEMLDGLGLAGLVLASPANPTGTMVQPAELAALATACAQRGIRLISDEIYHGITYSGEQSCSWATDRSGFVINSFSKYFSMTGWRLGWMLVPADLLDPVDALAGNLAICPPAPAQYAAVSAFDAYAECDGHVVRYAENRRILLDGLADLGITRTAPADGAFYVYADVSQLTDDSQAFCADLLARTGVATAPGVDFDPVDGASFLRMSFAGSTDTVRGALDALAGHLGRRRW; encoded by the coding sequence ATGCGGGTGCTGGCCGCGGCGGCCCGGCGGGCGGAGACCGGCGCGGTGGTGCACAACCTCACCGCCGGTCAGCCGTCCACCCCGGCGCCGCGACCGGTGCTGGATGCCGCCCGCCGTGCGCTCGACTCCCATGTCCTCGGGTACACCGAGACCCCCGGCATCCTGCCGCTGCGGGAGGCCATCGCCGGCCACTACGCGCGCTGGTACGGCCTGGCCGTCGATCCGGCGGAGGTCGTGGTGACCACCGGCTCCTCCGGGGCCTTCCTGCTGGCGTTCCTGTCGGCGTTCGACGCCGGGGACCGGGTCGGTCTCGTCCGACCGGGGTACCCCGCGTACCGGAACATCCTGCAGGCCCTGGGATGTGAGGTGGTCGACCTGCCGTGCGGACCGGAGACCCGGTACCAGCCGACAGTGGAGATGCTCGACGGGCTGGGTCTGGCCGGGCTCGTGCTGGCGAGCCCGGCCAACCCCACCGGCACCATGGTCCAGCCCGCCGAGCTGGCGGCGCTGGCGACGGCCTGCGCGCAGCGCGGCATCCGGTTGATCTCGGACGAGATCTACCACGGCATCACCTATTCCGGTGAGCAGTCGTGCAGCTGGGCCACCGACCGGTCCGGGTTCGTGATCAACTCGTTCAGCAAGTACTTCTCGATGACCGGCTGGCGCCTGGGGTGGATGTTGGTGCCCGCAGACCTGCTGGACCCGGTCGACGCGCTGGCCGGCAACCTGGCCATCTGCCCGCCGGCACCGGCCCAGTACGCGGCGGTGAGCGCCTTCGACGCCTACGCCGAGTGCGACGGGCACGTGGTGCGGTACGCCGAGAACCGGCGGATCCTGCTCGACGGGCTGGCCGATCTGGGGATCACCCGGACGGCGCCGGCCGACGGCGCGTTCTACGTCTACGCCGACGTCTCGCAGCTCACCGACGATTCGCAGGCGTTCTGCGCGGACCTGCTCGCCCGGACCGGGGTGGCGACCGCGCCGGGGGTCGACTTCGACCCGGTGGACGGGGCGAGCTTCCTGCGCATGTCGTTCGCCGGCTCGACGGACACGGTGCGCGGGGCGTTGGACGCCCTCGCCGGGCACCTGGGCCGCCGACGCTGGTGA
- a CDS encoding fasciclin domain-containing protein, with protein sequence MFTKRVLSLVAGAGLALTLAACGSSADTATSAVSSAAGAATSAAGSATSAAGSAMSSMSSSAPMSSSAMSSSAPMSSSEMSSMSGSSSAASGDAAAATLVGPGCADYAAAVPSGAGSVDGMAADKVATAASNNPLLTTLVKAVSGQLNPNVDLVNTLNNGEFTVFAPVDAAFAKLPAETVTTLGTDADLLTKILTYHVVQGQIAPDAIVGTHTTVEGQDLEVAGSGDSLTVNGTSAVICGGVKTANATVYLIDTVLTPPAS encoded by the coding sequence ATGTTCACGAAGCGCGTCCTCTCCCTGGTCGCCGGGGCCGGCCTGGCCCTGACCCTGGCCGCCTGCGGCTCCTCCGCCGACACGGCCACCTCCGCGGTGTCCTCCGCCGCCGGTGCCGCCACCTCCGCTGCCGGTTCCGCCACCTCGGCCGCCGGTTCGGCCATGAGCTCGATGAGCTCCTCGGCCCCCATGTCCTCCTCGGCCATGTCCTCCTCCGCGCCGATGTCGTCCTCGGAGATGTCGAGCATGTCCGGCTCCTCCTCGGCCGCCTCCGGTGACGCCGCTGCCGCCACCCTCGTGGGCCCGGGCTGCGCCGACTACGCCGCCGCCGTCCCCTCGGGCGCCGGATCCGTCGACGGCATGGCCGCCGACAAGGTCGCCACCGCCGCCTCGAACAACCCCCTGCTGACCACGCTGGTCAAGGCCGTCTCCGGCCAGCTGAACCCGAACGTGGATCTGGTCAACACCCTGAACAACGGTGAGTTCACCGTCTTCGCCCCGGTCGACGCCGCCTTCGCCAAGCTCCCCGCGGAGACCGTCACCACCCTGGGCACCGACGCCGATCTGCTGACCAAGATCCTGACCTACCACGTCGTCCAGGGCCAGATCGCCCCCGACGCCATCGTGGGCACCCACACCACCGTCGAGGGCCAGGACCTCGAGGTCGCCGGCTCCGGTGACTCGCTGACCGTCAACGGCACCTCCGCCGTCATCTGCGGTGGCGTCAAGACCGCCAACGCCACGGTCTACCTGATCGACACCGTCCTCACCCCCCCGGCTTCCTGA